Proteins from a genomic interval of Rubinisphaera italica:
- a CDS encoding glutamate decarboxylase, with protein MPLHDKDSVRDSIEDDVYASVDLSVSMPKYKFPTSEQNPRHAYAVVHDELMLDGNSRQNLATFCQTWAEPEVQQLMNDCLDKNMVDKDEYPQTAELEARCVHMLADLWNSPAGANTIGCSTTGSSEAAMLGGMAMKRAWEAKRKAAGKPIDKPNLVTGPVQICWHKFTRYWDIEHREIPMEHDRLIMTPEEVLSRVDENTIGVVPTLGVTFTCQYEPVKAVADALDQLEEETGLDIRMHVDAASGGFLAPFCSPDLVWDFRIPRVKSINASGHKFGLSPLGVGWVIWRESTDLPEELIFWVNYLGGNMRDIALNFSRPGGQVVCQYYNFLRLGKEGYRKIHSACYETAQYIASEIEKLGPFEVIYNGEMDAGIPAVCWKMKEDANAGFSLYDMADRLRSRGWQVPAYSLPANMQELSIQRILVRQGVSRDLGALLVEDMKRTLEHFQQHPVLTPMTPAEASGFHH; from the coding sequence ATGCCGTTACATGACAAAGACTCCGTACGCGATAGTATCGAAGATGATGTGTACGCGTCTGTCGATCTTTCTGTCAGCATGCCAAAATACAAGTTTCCCACCTCGGAACAAAACCCACGCCATGCCTATGCTGTCGTGCACGACGAACTGATGCTGGACGGTAATTCTCGCCAAAATCTGGCCACATTCTGCCAAACCTGGGCCGAGCCGGAAGTCCAACAGTTGATGAATGATTGCTTAGACAAGAACATGGTCGATAAGGACGAATATCCGCAGACCGCGGAACTCGAGGCCCGCTGCGTCCATATGCTTGCCGATCTGTGGAACTCGCCAGCCGGCGCCAACACGATCGGTTGTTCGACGACCGGTTCCAGCGAAGCCGCGATGCTGGGCGGTATGGCGATGAAGCGTGCCTGGGAAGCCAAGCGAAAGGCAGCCGGTAAGCCAATCGACAAGCCGAATCTGGTTACCGGTCCCGTCCAAATATGCTGGCACAAATTCACGCGATATTGGGACATTGAACATCGCGAGATCCCCATGGAGCACGATCGGCTCATTATGACTCCCGAAGAAGTTCTCAGCCGGGTCGACGAAAATACAATTGGTGTTGTGCCCACTTTAGGTGTCACCTTCACGTGCCAGTACGAGCCGGTGAAGGCGGTCGCAGACGCTTTAGACCAGTTGGAAGAGGAGACAGGGCTGGACATTCGGATGCACGTTGATGCGGCGAGTGGCGGTTTTCTGGCGCCCTTCTGCTCTCCAGATCTCGTCTGGGATTTTCGCATTCCACGTGTCAAATCGATCAACGCATCGGGTCACAAATTCGGTCTCTCGCCATTGGGCGTCGGCTGGGTGATTTGGCGTGAGTCCACAGATCTGCCGGAGGAATTGATCTTTTGGGTGAACTACCTGGGCGGCAATATGCGCGACATCGCGCTGAATTTCTCGCGACCGGGCGGACAGGTTGTCTGTCAATATTACAATTTCCTCCGACTGGGTAAGGAAGGCTATCGCAAGATTCACAGCGCTTGCTATGAGACGGCGCAGTACATCGCGAGTGAAATCGAAAAGCTCGGGCCATTTGAGGTGATCTACAACGGAGAAATGGACGCAGGTATTCCGGCAGTTTGCTGGAAAATGAAGGAAGATGCCAACGCAGGATTCAGCCTGTACGACATGGCCGATCGCCTGCGAAGTCGCGGTTGGCAGGTTCCCGCCTATTCTTTGCCCGCCAATATGCAAGAGTTATCGATTCAGCGGATTTTGGTGCGACAGGGTGTCAGTCGGGATTTGGGAGCACTGTTGGTCGAGGACATGAAACGAACGCTGGAACACTTTCAGCAACATCCCGTTCTCACTCCGATGACGCCTGCGGAGGCTTCCGGTTTTCATCATTAA
- a CDS encoding DUF1559 domain-containing protein, with translation MLKRRGFTLIELLVVIAIIAILVALLLPAVQQAREAARRSSCKNNLKQIGLALHNYHDVHSVFPPAVIHAGLDDCQEFMQQGGQILNHTCYQMLLPFLEQGSLYDLYNFSLPSGTGRHSGCDATIGSYTITSATTRQFNIVNSQIPVFRCPSDPGADVGTGSAGGTYDSLGAYRTSYGVVAHTNGAGWSGTWRSATSSSKGALGPNGSAKMRDLVDGTSNTMIFIETPLIKTSTSYGPFWNNASWTFFIQPGNASYALNVPYNSSSPLSYAWGSGSFHTGGGQMVMGDGSVRFLSENANLATVQALISVNGGEVIGEL, from the coding sequence ATGCTGAAACGACGTGGATTCACCCTGATCGAACTTTTGGTCGTGATCGCAATCATTGCCATTCTGGTGGCCCTGTTGCTGCCAGCAGTGCAACAAGCCCGCGAAGCCGCCCGACGGTCGTCCTGTAAAAACAATTTGAAACAGATTGGCTTGGCATTACACAACTACCACGATGTACACAGCGTTTTCCCCCCTGCCGTCATTCATGCAGGCCTGGACGATTGTCAAGAGTTCATGCAACAGGGCGGTCAGATTCTCAATCACACTTGCTACCAGATGTTGCTTCCTTTTCTCGAGCAGGGTTCACTTTACGATTTGTACAACTTTAGCTTGCCAAGCGGTACGGGTAGGCACAGCGGGTGTGACGCGACAATCGGTTCTTACACGATCACTTCGGCAACTACCCGTCAATTTAATATTGTGAATTCTCAAATTCCGGTCTTTCGCTGCCCTTCCGATCCGGGTGCTGATGTAGGCACAGGCAGCGCCGGTGGCACATATGATTCCCTGGGTGCTTACCGTACAAGTTATGGCGTCGTTGCCCATACAAATGGAGCAGGCTGGAGTGGAACATGGAGATCGGCTACAAGTTCCTCGAAAGGTGCACTCGGCCCCAACGGTTCTGCGAAAATGCGGGATCTGGTAGATGGCACCAGCAATACGATGATCTTTATCGAAACACCACTCATCAAAACTTCCACGAGCTACGGTCCTTTCTGGAACAATGCGAGTTGGACGTTTTTTATACAGCCAGGTAATGCAAGTTATGCGTTGAATGTCCCTTATAACTCTTCCAGTCCTCTCTCTTACGCTTGGGGATCAGGAAGTTTTCATACCGGTGGCGGACAAATGGTGATGGGCGATGGCTCTGTTCGCTTTTTAAGTGAAAACGCGAATCTGGCTACCGTTCAGGCGCTGATCTCTGTCAATGGTGGCGAAGTAATTGGCGAACTGTAA